A window of Gammaproteobacteria bacterium genomic DNA:
CACCATCAGAAACGTTAGCACAAAAAAAGCGCCCTTAATTTCGGGCGCTAAATATTGTGGATAGACAGAGGAATGCGACTCACGGATTGGATCTTTTTACTGGACAGTACCAAACGATTTATCGATAGCGCCGCAAGGCGGGGTTAGGCCAGCTATCCGACAACCCTGGGCGACCGGGCCACCGGGGAATAATTCATACAGATAACGAAGGCCCCCCTTGTTATGAAACTCGCTATCCAGGAAGTCATGAAGCTGACGTCCTCGAGGAGGAGTGATGCATGTAAGACATTCCTGGAGAATTCTCACCACTTCCCAATGATCATCACCAAGGATTATCCCTTCTTCCTGAGCACATCGCTCGGCATCCTCGGTGTTCCATTCTAGAGGTGCCCAGGGGAAGTGAGGGTCTTTTACGAAGGGAAGGATTACCTCCTGCATAAACATTTGTGGCATATGCATAGACATCGTGCGATCTCCTTGAAGGAGCACCGGGAGTGCCCCCCCCCCCAGTCCGGTTGCGTAATGTAATGGAGCAGAGGACGCGAGAGCTATTCTGAAGCCGCTGTCATTGAGGTTCAGTCTGCCCGCCGGCCTTTGACATTTCTGTAAAAATGCCGGTCTTTCCCGGCTGTCAACCCGTAAGGGTAACTTGGCTTACGCCAGTTAAGGTCTCCTCGCCCAGAGCAGGAAGGTCGTTCAGACTAAGGATTGGGTCTTGTACCGTCTCGACCGTCATTCCTTTCGTCGTCAGAGCCTGGGACTGGAGAAGCATCCCAGGGTGACTCGCTTTCGATTCACTTCTTGTCGGCTACCTTTCGACGGGCTGGTTGAGTCTCAAAATTTTCAACCAGCGGAATGGATTCCGCTAGATTGAAAAGTTAGGCGGTGACTCAACACAATCGTTGGATAATAAACCTCACCAGAACATTTAAAACCTCCCCCTCCCAACTCTTTCCTTTATTTCGGGAGAAAATCCCGGAATGACGATCAACTCTTTGTAGGTAGCAACTTTAGTTGGGAGAAGAAGCCGAGGGGAGGAGCTCTAGCGGTAAGATTTAGCAGACACTATCGAAAACTTCTCTGCACCTACTCTGGATTATCGGATTAAATGGCGTTACCTGGATGTTTCCGATAAGGTCTAATGGATGGATTCATCGGACGCATAAGAAAATTCTGGTGAACGAATGACTTTATTTTCTTGAGGCGGCCGCTGTAGTACAGTTTTGACAGACTGTTCAGAGATGATATTAGCTGTATCACTATTAGTGACTAACCTTCGGCCACGTAGTCGTCGCTGCTGGATCCCCGAATAACCTTCCGGTCATCAGTATCGTTCATCTCTGCAAGGAAGATCTTGCGGTTAGCCTCTGTCTCAAAAAAGACTTCCACGCCATGCTCACCGTCGCCCATGTAGGCGCAAGGATGCATGCTCGGGTTAGGGACATCCCGTTGGCTGATGGGGTCGGTTGTTGTACGTGTGTTCATGCGATTATCCTCGAAGGAGCACCGGGATTGCGACGCCCCCCCAGTCCGGTTGCGTAATGCAACAGAGCAGAGGACGCGAGGGAAATTCTGAAGCCGCTGCCATTGAGGTTCAGCCAGCCCGCCGTCCTTTGACGTTTCTGTAAAAATGCCGGTCTTTCCCGGCTGTCAACCCGTAAGGGTAACTTGGCTTACGCCAGTAAAGGTCTCCTCGCCCAGAACAAGAAGGTCGGTCAGACTAAGGATTGGGTCTTATACCGTCTCGACCGTCATTCCTTTCGTCGTCAGAGCCTGGGACTGGAGAAGCATCCCAGGGTGACTCGCTTTCGCTTCACTTCTTGTCGGCTGCCTTTCGGCGGACTGGTTGAGTCTCAAAATTTTCACCCAGCGGAATGGATTCCGCTAGGTTGAAAAGTTAGGCGGCGACTCAACACCCATTCGTTAGTAAAGTCTGAGTATAGTGCAATGCTAGAAAACTTGATCGATTTGGGTACCCCCACCCATTGTCGT
This region includes:
- a CDS encoding Sulfurtransferase; translation: MSMHMPQMFMQEVILPFVKDPHFPWAPLEWNTEDAERCAQEEGIILGDDHWEVVRILQECLTCITPPRGRQLHDFLDSEFHNKGGLRYLYELFPGGPVAQGCRIAGLTPPCGAIDKSFGTVQ
- a CDS encoding hypothetical protein (Evidence 5 : Unknown function); the protein is MNTRTTTDPISQRDVPNPSMHPCAYMGDGEHGVEVFFETEANRKIFLAEMNDTDDRKVIRGSSSDDYVAEG
- a CDS encoding hypothetical protein (Evidence 5 : Unknown function) → MAYASKGLLAQNKKVGQTKDWVLYRLDRHSFRRQSLGLEKHPRVTRFRFTSCRLPFGGLVESQNFHPAEWIPLG